Proteins co-encoded in one Octopus bimaculoides isolate UCB-OBI-ISO-001 chromosome 9, ASM119413v2, whole genome shotgun sequence genomic window:
- the LOC106868035 gene encoding ragulator complex protein LAMTOR4 homolog isoform X2, which yields MAALNMDKIPGSVGYQILNEEGAILSSFGELEYDEVTANRIYRFLHIACKMPLAERKDYWKRIMVLWEDFMYVITVSNRKIYVCKRIYQPEAVNV from the exons ATGGCTGCTTTAAACATGGACAAAATTCCTGGCTCTGTTGGATACCAAATACTTAATGAAGAAGGTGCGATTCTGAGT TCGTTTGGTGAACTAGAATATGATGAAGTCACCGCTAACCGAATATACAGATTCCTGCACATAGCATGTAAAATGCCACTTGCTGAAAGGAAAGATTACTGGAAAAGAATTATGG tgcTCTGGGAGGATTTCATGTATGTCATCACTGTATCGAATCGCAAAATCTATGTATGCAAACGGATTTATCAACCAGAGGCTGTGAATGTTTGA